A single window of Pyrus communis chromosome 10, drPyrComm1.1, whole genome shotgun sequence DNA harbors:
- the LOC137747888 gene encoding ankyrin repeat-containing protein At5g02620-like has product MDPSVYEAARLGDLAFLKKIRDGDLSINLLLQKTPRNNNILHLAAEFKQIDFFKSIPIDNQSPLYWDTNNKGDTPMHVAAKAGCDEVVGLLINHARMLYNEGADEESVLADGRAYKDLLRIKNLIEDTGLHVAIKYGHLKVVILLVEADPELCCCTNSANESPLFLATTKGFPKIARYMLKKFPTSSLQGINGVTALHAAITRNISCKAIVKMMVSRNPEIIKEVDANGWTPLHYAALTGNVRATRLLMQQDSCISYILDKSGMSALHVAAYAGRRRVMKVLTQFRPDTCELVNHKGQTVLHAAVLGNQRFTVRYILRTTKFARLINEADNDGNTPLHLAAIQRDLAVIRVMARDPRVDNTAINNQLLKAADIFLGDNIELDTFGRYTVLKLLGRSVGVPVFQQQIRLDFMKLESPEKSDTPNSMLDIAEKRALRTDWDESSKFDTHLVVAMLIATVTFAAAFTLPGGFKSNGMPVLYKRAIFQVFVVFDAISFFLSILVVFNHFMLATISRTALATPSVLIQYSIGGMVVAFSSGMFVVLPKNSPVGILIILVCCRLCYAVIRRYRFAKPTQRQIKRRQWLRTRKL; this is encoded by the exons ATGGATCCTTCTGTATACGAGGCAGCAAGATTGGGTGATCTTGCTTTCCTGAAAAAAATTCGAGACGGTGATCTTTCAATTAATCTTCTTTTGCAGAAAACACCTAGAAATAACAATATTCTTCACCTTGCAGCTGAGTTCAAACAAATCGATTTCTTCAAAAGCATCCCGATTGATAATCAATCTCCACTGTATTGGGATACCAACAACAAAGGCGACACTCCCATGCACGTAGCTGCCAAAGCAGGCTGTGATGAAGTAGTAGGGTTGCTCATTAATCATGCAAGGATGCTATACAATGAAGGAGCAGATGAAGAAAGTGTGCTGGCCGATGGCAGAGCGTATAAAGATTTGCTCCGAATCAAAAATTTGATTGAAGATACAGGATTACATGTTGCCATCAAGTACGGTCACCTCAAAGTGGTCATTCTTTTGGTCGAAGCCGATCCTGAGTTGTGTTGTTGTACTAACAGCGCCAACGAATCCCCGTTGTTTTTAGCTACTACCAAGGGCTTTCCGAAGATTGCTCGCTATATGTTAAAAAAGTTCCCAACGTCTTCTTTACAGGGAATTAATGGTGTCACAGCTTTGCATGCAGCAATAACTCGCAATATCAGCTGCAAAG CCATCGTGAAGATGATGGTTTCCAGGAACCCTGAAATAATCAAAGAAGTTGATGCCAACGGATGGACTCCATTACACTATGCAGCATTGACAGGAAACGTTAGAGCAACTCGATTATTGATGCAGCAAGATAGTTGTATTTCTTACATCTTGGACAAATCTGGAATGTCAGCTCTTCATGTTGCGGCATATGCAGGCCGCCGGAGAGTGATGAAAGTGCTGACTCAATTCCGGCCTGATACTTGTGAATTGGTCAATCACAAAGGCCAAACGGTTCTGCATGCAGCAGTTTTAGGTAATCAACGTTTTACTGTCAGATACATTTTGAGGACGACTAAGTTTGCAAGACTTATAAATGAAGCAGACAACGACGGAAACACGCCCTTGCATCTAGCTGCTATTCAACGTGATCTTGCGGTCATACGAGTCATGGCAAGAGACCCTAGAGTGGATAATACTGCTATCAATAATCAACTCTTGAAGGCTGCTGACATTTTTCTTGGGGACAATATTGAACTG GACACCTTCGGTAGATATACGGTTTTGAAGCTTCTGGGCCGCTCTGTTGGTGTGCCAGTCTTCCAACAACAAATCCGCCTTGACTTTATGAAACTGGAATCACCGGAGAAAAGCGATACGCCAAACAGCATGTTGGACATTGCAGAGAAGAGAGCATTGCGAACTGATTGGGATGAATCGAGCAAGTTTGACACCCATCTAGTGGTAGCGATGCTTATTGCAACCGTCACGTTTGCAGCAGCTTTCACCCTGCCTGGAGGATTCAAAAGCAACGGAATGCCCGTCCTGTACAAAAGGGCAATTTTCCAAGTGTTTGTGGTATTCGACGCCATCTCCTTCTTTCTATCAATTTTAGTGGTGTTTAACCATTTTATGTTGGCAACTATCTCACGAACTGCTCTAGCGACACCTTCAGTTCTCATTCAGTACTCCATTGGAGGAATGGTGgtggcattttcttcaggtatGTTCGTAGTGCTACCCAAAAACAGTCCAGTTGGCATTCTGATCATTCTAGTATGCTGCAGACTCTGTTATGCTGTCATCAGGAGGTACAGGTTTGCTAAACCGACCCAGCGCCAAATAAAGCGCCGGCAATGGCTCCGAACCCGCAAACTCTGA
- the LOC137747575 gene encoding cysteine desulfurase, mitochondrial-like: MAAKLLASALRRQTLTPKPASAASHLVRTVSTAAAVAEPFDDADGVSMKGVKIYGRPLYLDMQATSPVDPRVVDAMLPYYLTRYGNPHSRTHMYGWESDSAVETARAQVADLIGASPKEIVFTSGATECNNISVKGVMHFYKDKKRHVITTQTEHKCVLDSCRHLQQEGYDVTYLPVKSDGLIDLDGLRAAIRPDTGLVSVMAVNNEIGVIQPMEEIGEICKEFKIPFHTDAAQALGKIPIDVDKWNVSLMSLSGHKVYGPKGVGALYMRRRPRIRVEPQMNGGGQERGIRSGTVPTPLVVGFGAACEIAKKEMEYDEKRVRELQDRMLKGIREKLDMVVVNGSEERRYPGNLNLSFGYVEGESLLMGLKEVAVSSGSACTSASLEPSYVLRALGVDEDMAHTSIRFGIGRFTTEEEIDRAVQLTVQQVKKLRELSPLYEMVKEGIDIKSIQWSQH, encoded by the coding sequence atggcagcgAAGCTTCTCGCTTCCGCTCTCCGCCGCCAAACCCTAACCCCAAAACCTGCCTCCGCTGCCTCCCATCTCGTCCGCACCGTCTCCACCGCGGCTGCCGTCGCCGAACCCTTCGACGACGCAGATGGAGTTTCAATGAAAGGGGTGAAAATTTACGGCCGGCCTCTGTACCTGGACATGCAGGCCACGTCGCCGGTGGACCCCAGGGTCGTCGACGCCATGCTTCCTTACTACCTCACCCGGTACGGAAATCCCCACTCCCGCACCCACATGTACGGCTGGGAGTCCGACTCCGCCGTTGAGACGGCCCGCGCCCAGGTCGCCGACTTAATCGGCGCCTCCCCCAAAGAAATCGTCTTCACCTCCGGCGCCACCGAGTGCAACAACATCTCCGTCAAGGGCGTCATGCACTTCTACAAGGACAAGAAGCGCCATGTCATCACCACCCAGACGGAGCACAAGTGCGTTCTGGATTCGTGCCGTCATCTGCAGCAAGAGGGCTACGATGTGACCTACCTTCCGGTGAAGTCCGACGGGCTTATCGACCTCGATGGGCTACGGGCCGCCATTCGGCCCGATACAGGGCTCGTATCGGTCATGGCGGTGAACAACGAGATTGGGGTTATTCAGCCCATGGAGGAAATTGGGGAAATTTGCAAGGAGTTCAAAATTCCATTCCATACCGACGCCGCTCAGGCGCTTGGGAAGATCCCAATTGATGTGGACAAATGGAATGTGAGCTTGATGTCGCTTTCGGGGCACAAGGTTTACGGGCCGAAGGGGGTCGGGGCTTTGTACATGAGGAGGAGGCCGAGAATTCGGGTGGAGCCCCAAATGAATGGAGGTGGGCAGGAGAGAGGAATTCGAAGCGGAACAGTTCCTACGCCGTTGGTGGTAGGATTTGGTGCGGCCTGCGAAATTGCGAAGAAAGAAATGGAGTACGATGAGAAGAGGGTAAGAGAGTTGCAGGATCGGATGTTGAAGGGGATTAGGGAGAAGCTTGATATGGTTGTGGTGAATGGTAGCGAGGAGAGACGTTATCCTGGGAATTTGAATCTGTCGTTTGGTTATGTGGAAGGGGAGAGCTTGTTGATGGGGTTGAAGGAGGTGGCGGTGTCGAGTGGGAGTGCGTGCACCAGTGCGAGTTTGGAGCCATCGTATGTGTTGAGGGCATTGGGGGTGGATGAGGACATGGCTCATACTTCAATTCGGTTTGGGATTGGGCGGTTCACCACGGAGGAGGAGATTGACAGGGCGGTTCAGCTGACAGTGCAGCAGGTGAAGAAGTTGAGGGAGTTGAGCCCGCTGTATGAGATGGTGAAAGAAGGGATCGATATCAAGAGTATTCAGTGGTCACAGCATTGA
- the LOC137747247 gene encoding uncharacterized protein isoform X2 gives MFKLSPRRSSRSRGLKVKHALQLFLLLGVCVWLAYQVKQSHGKKAEFRDKIKDGGDQILKLGRKDLKPVVEEIVDRNAGQKEEEEEEQNKPEEIDNVGRGTGDDEVNENGENKIDERTKDQGDSVEGERESETNKVVTSEESNVNENEQSKENENGNRKDEDDKAKQSEESNERETEGAKEKESEEKEIVETVEKENRETKETESEQKENVETTEKESEQKENGESKETESEPKENVENKEQESEQKENYETKEKESEQKENYETKEKETEQKENEEIKEDKTEEKGTSEETQRVDNKEGEERNDTDDKEKEAEEKEGDKIEKLLLTDDRVRDGGETDEGAREEPYKADDASSAMAHKTQNATQDNEHGSSENSNEEKQFGDKEINTNSTEVVDVNQNKSVSNVEVTEKIELNGNEKAKETEVGSGESNHLEPDNGSTPNPTEQKQVDTKTDDSTPKNSADQLQMDTKMDDSTPQSSTDQQQVETKSDDSTQQNVVLEQTERSDVAANSEQQDSSTTASTITENGDATNGVTPDTSSNSESGVSDSQTVNSSTPTETDKSSAPSTMSIVQTQKLSSNTEVEGTQENILSQKTNENEDAGQKQGGDSSSFQQEKDAPSNPDNKLDASQNENGSGVPNNTNENADTGAGHKEESVDSSNSSASQDKEESSNANTNLEDKTASQDKEESLNSSASQDKTATSNSDHTAAE, from the exons ATGTTCAAGCTATCTCCTCGCAGGAGCTCGAGATCTAGGGGGCTGAAGGTCAAGCATGCACTGCAGCTGTTTCTTTTGCTGGGTGTGTGCGTCTGGCTGGCTTACCAAGTCAAGCAGTCTCATGGCAAAAAAGCGGAGTTCAGGGATAAAATAAAGGATGGTGGGGATCAGATCCTCAAGTTAGGAAGAAAGGATCTCAAGCCTGTCGTGGAGGAAATTGTCGATAGGAATGCAGGgcagaaggaggaggaagaagaagaacaaaacaaGCCTGAAGAGATTGATAATGTTGGAAGAGGCACTGGAGATGATGAGGTGAATGAAAATGGTGAGAACAAAATTGATGAGAGGACAAAAGATCAAGGTGATTCGGTAGAAggtgagagagaaagtgaaacGAACAAGGTGGTTACTAGTGAAGAGAGCAATGTGAATGAAAATGAACAGAGTAAAGAGAACGAAAATGGAAACAGGAAGGATGAAGACGACAAAGCCAAGCAGAGTGAGGAAAGCAATGAGAGGGAGACCGAAGGGgccaaagagaaagaaagtgaAGAAAAGGAGATTGTAGAGACTGTAGAGAAAGAGAACAGAGAGACCAAGGAGACGGAAA GTGAACAGAAGGAGAATGTAGAGACTACAGAGAAAGAAAGTGAACAGAAGGAGAATGGAGAGTCCAAAGAGACAGAAAGTGAACCGAAGGAGAATGTAGAGAACAAAGAGCAAGAAAGTGAGCAGAAGGAGAACTACGAGaccaaagagaaagaaagcGAGCAGAAGGAGAACTACGAAACCAAAGAGAAAGAAACTGAACAGAAGGAGAATGAAGAGATCAAAGAGGACAAAACTGAAGAGAAAGGAACATCAGAGGAGACTCAAAGGGTGGATAATAAAGAGGGAGAGGAACGCAATGATACGGATGATAAAGAAAAGGAGGCCGAGGAGAAGGAAGGTGATAAGATTGAGAAGCTGCTTTTAACTGATGATCGGGTTCGAGATGGAGGTGAAACTGATGAGGGGGCAAGAGAAGAGCCTTACAAGGCTGATGATGCTTCCAGTGCTATGGCCCACAAAACTCAGAATGCGACACAAGATAATGAACACGGCAGTTCAGAAAATTCTAATGAAGAAAAGCAGTTTGGAGACAAAGAGATTAATACAAATAGCACTGAAGTGGTTGATGTTAATCAAAACAAGTCTGTCTCAAATGTGGAAGTGACTGAAAAGATTGAACTGAATGGTAATGAAAAGGCCAAGGAAACTGAAGTGGGCAGTGGTGAGAGTAATCACTTGGAACCAGACAATGGTTCCACGCCTAATCCAACGGAACAGAAACAAGTGGACACCAAGACAGATGACTCTACACCGAAAAATTCAGCCGATCAGCTGCAAATGGACACAAAGATGGATGACTCTACACCGCAAAGTTCTACAGATCAGCAGCAAGTGGAGACTAAGTCCGATGACTCTACACAGCAAAACGTTGTATTAGAGCAAACCGAGAGATCTGATGTAGCTGCCAACAGTGAGCAACAAGACTCTAGCACAACAGCTTCCACTATAACTGAGAATGGTGATGCTACAAATGGAGTAACCCCAGATACTTCTAGTAATTCTGAATCTGGTGTCTCGGATAGTCAGACTGTCAACTCCAGTACACCTACGGAAACAGATAAAAGTTCTGCACCTTCAACCATGAGCATTGTTCAGACTCAAAAGCTCAGCAGTAACACCGAGGTAGAAGGAACACAGGAAAATATACTCTCTCAAAAAACAAACGAGAATGAAGATGCTGGCCAAAAGCAAGGTGGTGATTCTTCTTCCTTTCAACAAGAGAAAGATGCCCCCTCAAACCCAGATAACAAATTGGATGCGAGCCAGAACGAAAATGGCAGTGGTGTTCCAAACAACACAAACGAAAACGCTGATACAGGTGCAGGCCATAAGGAAGAATCAGTTGACTCGTCAAATTCTTCAGCATCCCAGGACAAAGAAGAATCGTCAAACGCCAATACCAATCTTGAGGACAAAACTGCATCCCAGGACAAAGAAGAATCGTTAAATTCTTCAGCATCCCAGGACAAAACTGCAACTAGTAACAGTGATCATACGGCCGCTGAGTAA
- the LOC137747247 gene encoding uncharacterized protein isoform X1 produces MFKLSPRRSSRSRGLKVKHALQLFLLLGVCVWLAYQVKQSHGKKAEFRDKIKDGGDQILKLGRKDLKPVVEEIVDRNAGQKEEEEEEQNKPEEIDNVGRGTGDDEVNENGENKIDERTKDQGDSVEGERESETNKVVTSEESNVNENEQSKENENGNRKDEDDKAKQSEESNERETEGAKEKESEEKEIVETVEKENRETKETESEQENVETTEKESEQKENGESKETESEPKENVENKEQESEQKENGDTKEMEGEQKENVETTEKESEQKENGESKETESEPKENVENKEQESEQKENYETKEKESEQKENYETKEKETEQKENEEIKEDKTEEKGTSEETQRVDNKEGEERNDTDDKEKEAEEKEGDKIEKLLLTDDRVRDGGETDEGAREEPYKADDASSAMAHKTQNATQDNEHGSSENSNEEKQFGDKEINTNSTEVVDVNQNKSVSNVEVTEKIELNGNEKAKETEVGSGESNHLEPDNGSTPNPTEQKQVDTKTDDSTPKNSADQLQMDTKMDDSTPQSSTDQQQVETKSDDSTQQNVVLEQTERSDVAANSEQQDSSTTASTITENGDATNGVTPDTSSNSESGVSDSQTVNSSTPTETDKSSAPSTMSIVQTQKLSSNTEVEGTQENILSQKTNENEDAGQKQGGDSSSFQQEKDAPSNPDNKLDASQNENGSGVPNNTNENADTGAGHKEESVDSSNSSASQDKEESSNANTNLEDKTASQDKEESLNSSASQDKTATSNSDHTAAE; encoded by the coding sequence ATGTTCAAGCTATCTCCTCGCAGGAGCTCGAGATCTAGGGGGCTGAAGGTCAAGCATGCACTGCAGCTGTTTCTTTTGCTGGGTGTGTGCGTCTGGCTGGCTTACCAAGTCAAGCAGTCTCATGGCAAAAAAGCGGAGTTCAGGGATAAAATAAAGGATGGTGGGGATCAGATCCTCAAGTTAGGAAGAAAGGATCTCAAGCCTGTCGTGGAGGAAATTGTCGATAGGAATGCAGGgcagaaggaggaggaagaagaagaacaaaacaaGCCTGAAGAGATTGATAATGTTGGAAGAGGCACTGGAGATGATGAGGTGAATGAAAATGGTGAGAACAAAATTGATGAGAGGACAAAAGATCAAGGTGATTCGGTAGAAggtgagagagaaagtgaaacGAACAAGGTGGTTACTAGTGAAGAGAGCAATGTGAATGAAAATGAACAGAGTAAAGAGAACGAAAATGGAAACAGGAAGGATGAAGACGACAAAGCCAAGCAGAGTGAGGAAAGCAATGAGAGGGAGACCGAAGGGgccaaagagaaagaaagtgaAGAAAAGGAGATTGTAGAGACTGTAGAGAAAGAGAACAGAGAGACCAAGGAGACGGAAAGTGAACAGGAGAATGTAGAGACTACAGAGAAAGAAAGTGAACAGAAGGAGAACGGAGAGTCCAAAGAGACAGAAAGTGAACCAAAGGAGAATGTAGAGAACAAAGAGCAAGAAAGTGAGCAGAAGGAGAACGGAGATACCAAGGAGATGGAAGGTGAACAGAAGGAGAATGTAGAGACTACAGAGAAAGAAAGTGAACAGAAGGAGAATGGAGAGTCCAAAGAGACAGAAAGTGAACCGAAGGAGAATGTAGAGAACAAAGAGCAAGAAAGTGAGCAGAAGGAGAACTACGAGaccaaagagaaagaaagcGAGCAGAAGGAGAACTACGAAACCAAAGAGAAAGAAACTGAACAGAAGGAGAATGAAGAGATCAAAGAGGACAAAACTGAAGAGAAAGGAACATCAGAGGAGACTCAAAGGGTGGATAATAAAGAGGGAGAGGAACGCAATGATACGGATGATAAAGAAAAGGAGGCCGAGGAGAAGGAAGGTGATAAGATTGAGAAGCTGCTTTTAACTGATGATCGGGTTCGAGATGGAGGTGAAACTGATGAGGGGGCAAGAGAAGAGCCTTACAAGGCTGATGATGCTTCCAGTGCTATGGCCCACAAAACTCAGAATGCGACACAAGATAATGAACACGGCAGTTCAGAAAATTCTAATGAAGAAAAGCAGTTTGGAGACAAAGAGATTAATACAAATAGCACTGAAGTGGTTGATGTTAATCAAAACAAGTCTGTCTCAAATGTGGAAGTGACTGAAAAGATTGAACTGAATGGTAATGAAAAGGCCAAGGAAACTGAAGTGGGCAGTGGTGAGAGTAATCACTTGGAACCAGACAATGGTTCCACGCCTAATCCAACGGAACAGAAACAAGTGGACACCAAGACAGATGACTCTACACCGAAAAATTCAGCCGATCAGCTGCAAATGGACACAAAGATGGATGACTCTACACCGCAAAGTTCTACAGATCAGCAGCAAGTGGAGACTAAGTCCGATGACTCTACACAGCAAAACGTTGTATTAGAGCAAACCGAGAGATCTGATGTAGCTGCCAACAGTGAGCAACAAGACTCTAGCACAACAGCTTCCACTATAACTGAGAATGGTGATGCTACAAATGGAGTAACCCCAGATACTTCTAGTAATTCTGAATCTGGTGTCTCGGATAGTCAGACTGTCAACTCCAGTACACCTACGGAAACAGATAAAAGTTCTGCACCTTCAACCATGAGCATTGTTCAGACTCAAAAGCTCAGCAGTAACACCGAGGTAGAAGGAACACAGGAAAATATACTCTCTCAAAAAACAAACGAGAATGAAGATGCTGGCCAAAAGCAAGGTGGTGATTCTTCTTCCTTTCAACAAGAGAAAGATGCCCCCTCAAACCCAGATAACAAATTGGATGCGAGCCAGAACGAAAATGGCAGTGGTGTTCCAAACAACACAAACGAAAACGCTGATACAGGTGCAGGCCATAAGGAAGAATCAGTTGACTCGTCAAATTCTTCAGCATCCCAGGACAAAGAAGAATCGTCAAACGCCAATACCAATCTTGAGGACAAAACTGCATCCCAGGACAAAGAAGAATCGTTAAATTCTTCAGCATCCCAGGACAAAACTGCAACTAGTAACAGTGATCATACGGCCGCTGAGTAA
- the LOC137747136 gene encoding cytochrome c oxidase subunit 6a, mitochondrial-like, which translates to MATAMFRSAGLRTALRGGSRSAAPPRRSFSSSAGHDDARETAKWEKITYLGIASCTILAFVNLSKPHPHYDAPPAYPYLHIRNKEFPWGPDGLFEAKHEH; encoded by the exons ATGGCGACGGCGATGTTCCGATCTGCTGGGCTTCGAACCGCCCTGCGTGGCGGCTCTCGATCCGCTGCTCCCCCAAGGCGCTCATTCTCCTCCTCTGCTGGACACGACGATGCTC GTGAGACGGCCAAGTGGGAGAAGATAACTTACCTGGGCATCGCTTCCTGCACTATTTTAGCTTTTGTTAACCTGTCAAAGCCGCATCCTCACTACGATGCTCCTCCC GCTTACCCATACCTGCACATCCGCAATAAGGAATTCCCATGGG GTCCAGATGGCCTTTTTGAAGCAAAGCATGAGCACTAG
- the LOC137748964 gene encoding uncharacterized protein, translating into MAPSAPTNHHTIINKLPPKPNSKSTTAAAKQPLVCFSVAAYAKSVVKHLHSSPHNIPIEQGLTDQELASLEAAFDFTFPPDLRTILQEGLPVGPAFPNWRSSSHQQLRILLSLPSRSLLRQVSNGTLWCKSWGPKRCDADVANQLVMKAPVLVPIYRNCYVPSRPNVAGNPVFYIDAERVKVLSCDITRFFCQEFGFVHVPAWAPKTARRIEFWSEVVGREETRGWWSGEDLAECLEEVFWRLREGGWKEEEVKEMMMMDGCGEKVRSGPHMTGDGYDEVGVGWRVKVLSMVLLRGGWTKEDAMDSLGLEGTG; encoded by the coding sequence ATGGCACCGTCAGCACCAACCAACCACCACACGATCATCAACAAGCTGCCACCAAAACCCAACTCTAAATCCACGACTGCCGCAGCCAAACAGCCGCTAGTCTGCTTCTCCGTCGCAGCCTACGCCAAATCCGTCGTAAAACACCTCCACTCCTCACCCCACAACATCCCAATCGAGCAAGGCCTCACCGATCAAGAGCTCGCCTCCCTCGAAGCCGCCTTTGACTTCACCTTCCCACCTGACCTCCGCACCATCCTCCAGGAAGGCCTCCCCGTGGGCCCCGCGTTCCCCAACTGGCGCTCTTCCTCCCACCAACAACTCCGGATCCTCCTCAGCCTCCCATCCCGAAGCCTCCTCAGGCAAGTCTCCAACGGAACCCTCTGGTGCAAGTCGTGGGGTCCGAAGCGTTGTGATGCTGACGTGGCAAACCAGCTGGTGATGAAAGCGCCGGTTCTCGTTCCGATTTACCGGAACTGTTACGTGCCTTCGAGGCCGAACGTGGCGGGGAATCCAGTTTTCTACATTGACGCGGAGAGGGTCAAGGTTCTGAGCTGTGACATCACCCGGTTTTTTTGCCAAGAGTTTGGGTTCGTGCACGTGCCCGCATGGGCCCCAAAGACAGCGCGGAGGATCGAGTTTTGGAGCGAGGTGGTGGGGCGTGAGGAGACGCGCGGGTGGTGGAGTGGGGAGGACTTGGCGGAATGTTTGGAGGAGGTGTTTTGGAGGTTGAGGGAGGGCGggtggaaggaggaggaggttaaggagatgatgatgatggacGGCTGTGGTGAGAAGGTGAGAAGTGGGCCCCACATGACGGGAGATGGTTATGACGAGGTGGGCGTGGGGTGGCGCGTGAAGGTACTGTCTATGGTTTTGTTGCGTGGGGGTTGGACCAAAGAGGATGCGATGGACTCCCTTGGTCTCGAGGGAACGGGATGA